The following are encoded together in the Nocardioides okcheonensis genome:
- a CDS encoding OsmC family protein, with translation MSDDTPVQDVRSVELTRIGPARFKATNARGGETFFGTGGDDPDFTPVELLLAAIAGCSALDVEAITHKRVSSTTFDVHAEGRKVRDADGNHMTGLRVAFDVAFPEGPEGDAARARVQSAIEMSRDRLCTVSRTVQLGTDVVYDDHPEPDVS, from the coding sequence ATGAGTGACGACACCCCCGTCCAGGACGTGCGCAGCGTCGAGCTGACCCGGATCGGGCCGGCCCGCTTCAAGGCGACCAACGCCCGGGGCGGCGAGACCTTCTTCGGCACCGGGGGAGACGACCCCGACTTCACGCCCGTCGAGCTGCTGCTCGCCGCGATCGCCGGCTGCAGCGCCCTCGACGTCGAGGCGATCACGCACAAGCGGGTCTCGAGCACGACGTTCGACGTGCACGCCGAGGGCCGCAAGGTCCGCGACGCCGACGGCAACCACATGACCGGGCTGCGCGTCGCCTTCGACGTGGCCTTCCCCGAGGGCCCCGAGGGCGACGCGGCCCGGGCGCGCGTGCAGAGCGCCATCGAGATGTCGCGCGACCGGCTCTGCACGGTGTCGCGGACGGTGCAGCTCGGGACGGACGTCGTCTACGACGACCACCCCGAGCCCGACGTCAGCTGA
- a CDS encoding MFS transporter, with product MISADFARYWRADAVSGMGTYVTLLALQALVLLTLDGTAGDVGWLNAARWLPYLVVGLLVGALVDGRRRLPLMVGTDLLQAVLLLTIPLLWWLGALTLPVLLVVVVAYGTAAVVNMAASMSFLPRLVDGADLQRAHARIDGADAVSSTAGPALGGVLVSAVGAPLTVVVDALTYVFSALTLRRISVDEPPARTGVTVRGLLADVVEGVRWAYGPSGLRTLALVTHGWFVGSAIVGVVLAPYALVTLDLSAARFGLVGAAGGVGALAGAAVTTAVGRRLGTGRTIIACHVVTTCGVAVMLLAGGAGSATGAFAVLAAGQALLGLAMGASNSHEMSYRQLVTPDELQARTNTTLRSANRAVIVVVAPVAGLLADALGVRVLLAAAVVVFALVAVALAVSPFRSVRAPVDAA from the coding sequence GTGATCTCTGCCGACTTCGCGCGCTACTGGCGGGCCGACGCCGTGTCCGGCATGGGCACCTACGTCACGCTCCTCGCCCTGCAGGCGCTCGTCCTGCTCACGCTCGACGGCACGGCCGGCGACGTGGGCTGGCTCAACGCCGCGCGCTGGCTGCCCTACCTCGTCGTCGGGCTGCTCGTCGGAGCGCTCGTCGACGGCCGTCGCCGGCTCCCGCTGATGGTCGGCACGGACCTCCTGCAGGCCGTCCTGCTGCTCACGATCCCGCTGCTGTGGTGGCTCGGCGCGCTGACGCTGCCGGTGCTGCTCGTGGTCGTCGTGGCCTACGGCACCGCCGCCGTGGTCAACATGGCGGCGTCGATGTCGTTCCTGCCGCGCCTGGTCGACGGCGCCGACCTGCAGCGCGCCCACGCACGCATCGACGGCGCCGACGCGGTGTCGTCGACGGCCGGCCCGGCGCTCGGCGGCGTGCTGGTGAGCGCCGTCGGTGCGCCGCTCACGGTCGTCGTCGACGCGCTGACCTACGTCTTCTCCGCGCTCACCCTGCGCCGGATCAGCGTCGACGAGCCGCCGGCCCGGACCGGCGTCACGGTGCGGGGGCTCCTCGCGGACGTCGTCGAGGGGGTGCGCTGGGCCTACGGGCCGTCGGGACTGCGGACCCTCGCCCTCGTCACCCACGGGTGGTTCGTGGGCAGCGCGATCGTCGGCGTCGTCCTCGCGCCGTACGCCCTCGTCACGCTCGACCTCTCCGCGGCGCGGTTCGGCCTGGTCGGGGCCGCCGGGGGAGTCGGCGCACTGGCCGGCGCCGCCGTCACCACGGCCGTGGGCCGGCGGCTGGGCACCGGCCGCACGATCATCGCCTGCCACGTCGTGACGACCTGCGGGGTGGCGGTGATGCTCCTCGCGGGTGGTGCCGGCTCCGCGACGGGAGCGTTCGCCGTGCTGGCCGCGGGACAGGCGCTCCTCGGGCTGGCCATGGGGGCGAGCAACTCCCACGAGATGAGCTATCGCCAGCTGGTGACGCCCGACGAGCTCCAGGCCCGCACCAACACGACGCTGCGCTCGGCCAACCGCGCCGTCATCGTGGTCGTCGCCCCGGTCGCCGGGCTGCTCGCCGACGCCCTCGGCGTACGCGTGCTGCTCGCCGCGGCCGTCGTGGTGTTCGCGCTCGTGGCCGTCGCGCTGGCGGTCTCGCCGTTCCGCTCCGTGCGCGCGCCGGTGGATGCCGCCTGA
- a CDS encoding antibiotic biosynthesis monooxygenase family protein, which translates to MSADRPRPHAGQVVTVFRNRLREPAREAYAAELEVVADLARSMPGFVETKTFVADDGERATIVTFADEESHRGWRDHPRHRAAQRNGIADYYEEYSIAVGTTSYASAFTRSDAGR; encoded by the coding sequence GTGAGCGCCGACCGTCCCCGACCCCACGCCGGACAGGTCGTCACGGTCTTCCGCAACCGGCTGCGCGAGCCGGCCCGTGAGGCCTACGCCGCCGAGCTCGAGGTGGTCGCCGACCTGGCCCGGTCGATGCCCGGGTTCGTCGAGACCAAGACGTTCGTCGCCGACGACGGCGAGCGGGCGACCATCGTGACCTTCGCCGACGAGGAGAGCCACCGCGGGTGGCGCGACCACCCGCGCCACCGCGCGGCCCAGCGCAACGGGATCGCCGACTACTACGAGGAGTACTCCATCGCCGTCGGCACCACGTCCTACGCCAGCGCCTTCACGCGCTCGGACGCCGGTCGCTGA
- a CDS encoding aldo/keto reductase, with amino-acid sequence MAHTPVHELNDGTTLPAIGFGTYPLTGEDGTAALVGALEAGYRMLDTAVNYENEVEVGEALRRSGLPRDEVVVASKIPGRHHAYDDAIASVRGSLERLGVERTDLHLIHWPNPSQGKYVEAWRALVQLQRDGLVRSIGVSNFTEEHLSRIIDDTGVVPAVNQVELHPRFPQEPMREVHARLGIVTEAWSPMGKRRAPLDEDAVTSAAQAHGVAPGQVILRWHVQLGTLPIPKSADPARQRQNLDVFGFELTDAEVAAIGALAEDDGRLFGGDPDTHEEM; translated from the coding sequence ATGGCCCACACCCCAGTCCACGAGCTCAACGACGGCACCACCCTCCCCGCGATCGGCTTCGGCACCTATCCCCTGACCGGCGAGGACGGCACCGCTGCGCTGGTCGGGGCCCTCGAGGCCGGCTACCGGATGCTCGACACGGCGGTGAACTACGAGAACGAGGTGGAGGTCGGGGAGGCGCTGCGCCGCTCCGGCCTCCCCCGCGACGAGGTCGTGGTCGCGAGCAAGATCCCCGGGCGCCACCACGCCTACGACGACGCGATCGCTTCGGTGCGCGGCTCGCTCGAGCGACTCGGCGTCGAGCGCACCGACCTCCACCTCATCCACTGGCCCAACCCGAGCCAGGGGAAGTACGTCGAGGCCTGGCGGGCCCTGGTGCAGCTGCAGCGCGACGGGCTGGTCCGCTCGATCGGCGTCTCGAACTTCACCGAGGAGCACCTCTCCCGGATCATCGACGACACCGGCGTGGTCCCGGCGGTCAACCAGGTCGAGCTGCACCCGCGGTTCCCGCAGGAGCCCATGCGCGAGGTGCACGCCCGGCTCGGCATCGTCACCGAGGCGTGGAGCCCGATGGGCAAGCGGCGCGCGCCCCTCGACGAGGACGCCGTCACCTCCGCAGCGCAGGCGCACGGGGTGGCGCCCGGTCAGGTCATCCTGCGCTGGCACGTGCAGCTCGGCACGCTGCCGATCCCGAAGTCGGCCGACCCCGCGCGCCAGCGCCAGAACCTCGACGTCTTCGGCTTCGAGCTCACCGACGCCGAGGTCGCCGCGATCGGCGCGCTGGCCGAGGACGACGGCCGGCTCTTCGGCGGCGACCCCGACACCCACGAGGAGATGTGA
- a CDS encoding MFS transporter, producing MSRSVHRPLVLVTVCLATLSINLDTTIVNVALPELATSLDAGTRELLWIVDGYNLAFAALVLAMGSLSDRFGRRPALVLGLLGFATATGVAALASTAGQLVALRFAMGVCAALIFPTTLSIIANTFTDRRERAAALGAWGASTGLGVALGPVSGGWLLEHFSWHSVFWALVPVALVATAMTLAFVPESRDPSVPRLDLPGLAVSVAALGLLTHTIIEGPDRGWSSAATLAGFAGALALVALFVRLERRAEHPMLDVTLFADPRFSAASGAVTVAFFALFGFIFLITQYFQFVRDYSPLGAGARTIPVALAIAVASVLGGLLGPRLGTRAVVTTGLALLGGSFLWISRSGVDVDYATVIVPQMVLMGVGLGLVSTPATESILQVLPPARAGVGSAVNDATRELGGTLGVAVIGSVFSSVYADRLAELLTGSLPPEQLAAAQDGVAVASAIGDRAPAVQDALATAFMDGLAVGCTVIGVLCLVGAVGALLALPGRRSPRLDAWPTPQSTSSTTAPPSPRSASAPIP from the coding sequence ATGTCCCGATCCGTTCACCGGCCACTCGTGCTCGTCACCGTCTGCCTGGCCACCCTGAGCATCAACCTCGACACCACGATCGTGAACGTCGCGCTCCCCGAGCTCGCCACCTCCCTCGACGCCGGCACCCGCGAGCTGCTGTGGATCGTCGACGGCTACAACCTCGCGTTCGCCGCCCTCGTGCTCGCGATGGGGAGCCTGTCCGACCGTTTCGGCCGACGGCCGGCGCTCGTGCTGGGCCTGCTGGGGTTCGCGACCGCCACCGGCGTCGCGGCCCTCGCCTCGACCGCCGGCCAGCTCGTGGCGCTGCGCTTCGCGATGGGCGTGTGCGCGGCCCTGATCTTCCCGACCACGCTGTCGATCATCGCCAACACCTTCACCGACCGCCGCGAGCGCGCCGCCGCCCTCGGCGCCTGGGGCGCGAGCACCGGCCTCGGCGTCGCCCTCGGCCCGGTGAGCGGCGGCTGGCTGCTCGAGCACTTCAGCTGGCACTCCGTGTTCTGGGCGCTCGTCCCCGTCGCGCTGGTGGCGACCGCGATGACCCTCGCCTTCGTGCCCGAGTCCCGCGACCCGTCGGTGCCGCGGCTCGACCTGCCGGGCCTGGCGGTGTCCGTCGCCGCGCTCGGCCTGCTCACCCACACGATCATCGAGGGCCCGGACCGTGGCTGGTCCAGCGCCGCCACGCTCGCGGGCTTCGCCGGAGCGCTGGCGCTGGTCGCGCTGTTCGTACGCCTCGAGCGCCGCGCCGAGCACCCGATGCTCGACGTCACGCTCTTCGCGGACCCGCGGTTCAGCGCGGCCTCCGGCGCGGTGACGGTCGCCTTCTTCGCCCTGTTCGGCTTCATCTTCCTGATCACGCAGTACTTCCAGTTCGTCCGCGACTACTCCCCGCTCGGCGCCGGCGCGCGCACCATCCCGGTCGCGCTCGCCATCGCCGTGGCGTCCGTCCTCGGCGGCCTGCTCGGGCCGCGGCTCGGCACCAGGGCGGTCGTGACGACCGGCCTGGCCCTGCTCGGCGGCTCGTTCCTGTGGATCTCGCGCAGCGGCGTCGACGTCGACTACGCCACGGTGATCGTGCCGCAGATGGTGCTCATGGGCGTCGGCCTCGGCCTGGTCAGCACGCCGGCGACCGAGTCGATCCTGCAGGTGCTGCCGCCGGCGCGCGCCGGCGTCGGCTCGGCGGTCAACGACGCCACCCGCGAGCTCGGCGGCACCCTCGGCGTCGCCGTCATCGGGTCCGTGTTCTCCAGCGTGTACGCCGACCGGCTCGCCGAGCTGCTGACCGGCAGCCTGCCACCCGAGCAGCTCGCGGCCGCCCAGGACGGCGTCGCGGTGGCGTCGGCCATCGGCGACCGCGCCCCGGCGGTGCAGGACGCGCTCGCGACGGCGTTCATGGACGGCCTCGCCGTCGGCTGCACCGTCATCGGGGTGCTCTGCCTGGTCGGGGCCGTGGGAGCGCTGCTCGCCCTGCCCGGACGCCGCTCGCCTAGGTTGGACGCATGGCCCACACCCCAGTCCACGAGCTCAACGACGGCACCACCCTCCCCGCGATCGGCTTCGGCACCTATCCCCTGA
- a CDS encoding PaaI family thioesterase, translating to MEEAAAVRAASVSSVPILDAMGVRLVEVAPGHAVAELPAEPNRNHFGVAYAGSLYSVAEMLGGVLALATFDLEGELAGCVPLVKESTIRFRRPALGVVRAEASLSPAEAERVRRDALATGKGEFVLEATLTDADGEVVATTTGTYQVRRLG from the coding sequence GTGGAGGAAGCAGCGGCGGTGCGGGCCGCGTCCGTCTCCTCCGTCCCGATCCTCGACGCGATGGGTGTGCGGCTCGTCGAGGTCGCTCCCGGGCACGCGGTCGCGGAGCTCCCGGCGGAGCCCAACCGCAACCACTTCGGCGTCGCCTACGCCGGCTCGCTCTACAGCGTCGCCGAGATGCTCGGAGGGGTCCTCGCGCTGGCGACGTTCGACCTCGAGGGCGAGCTCGCCGGGTGCGTCCCACTGGTCAAGGAGTCGACGATCCGGTTCCGACGTCCGGCGCTGGGCGTCGTGCGGGCCGAGGCCTCCCTGTCGCCGGCGGAGGCCGAGCGGGTGCGTCGCGACGCGCTGGCGACCGGCAAGGGGGAGTTCGTGCTGGAGGCGACCCTCACCGACGCGGACGGCGAGGTGGTCGCCACCACGACCGGGACCTACCAGGTGCGTCGGCTCGGGTGA
- a CDS encoding cation:proton antiporter, with translation MELLTLAIAALTAVVVAAVLSRRTGIATPLVLLVVGIVFSLVPGTPEFALEPDWILVGALPPLLYATAVQVPVIDLRRSFGMITWLSVTLVVVSALAVGAVVHLLVPGVSFAAGVALGAVVSPTDAVAATAIGKRLGLPHRLMTVLEGESLLNDASALVVLRTALLAVTAGFSLTDALLDFVRAVALALVIGYVVGHATVWLRARLADPVLMTAVSFIVPFLAFLPAEEAEASGVVAVVVAGLVTGHHGSRRFSARERLTERTNWLTLQFLVENGVFLLMGLQLEGLLRDLDNSDNTPGQVAVVSAVILVLLLVLRVGFVGVQVLSERRRQPRLDAIRERLDQISDRVDSLADRPGPRLAGPRGERRLGQFRRRVERGRADVAYQESEPVTARGGAVLSWAGMRGVVTLAAALTIGTEVEDRTLLVTVAFVVAVVSLLLYGGTLPYVIRRLGVSGTDPDVHRDEVRDLFGGITARAVAALGPADAIVLDGRPIDPAVAEEMLGWLGRARDQRDDSPEALSHASQRVLLHREFVARMRDALHEEQAIGAYSTDALRRASQMIDAQELRLETG, from the coding sequence GTGGAGCTGCTCACCCTCGCCATCGCGGCGCTGACGGCCGTCGTGGTGGCCGCGGTGCTGTCGCGCCGCACCGGGATCGCGACGCCGCTGGTGCTGCTGGTCGTCGGCATCGTGTTCAGCCTGGTGCCCGGTACGCCGGAGTTCGCTCTCGAGCCCGACTGGATCCTGGTCGGTGCGCTGCCGCCGCTGCTCTACGCCACCGCGGTCCAGGTGCCCGTCATCGACCTGCGCCGCAGCTTCGGCATGATCACCTGGCTCTCGGTGACCCTCGTGGTGGTGTCGGCGCTCGCCGTCGGCGCGGTGGTGCACCTGCTGGTCCCCGGCGTCTCGTTCGCCGCCGGCGTCGCGCTGGGGGCCGTCGTGAGCCCCACCGACGCGGTGGCCGCCACGGCGATCGGCAAGCGGCTCGGGCTCCCGCACCGCCTGATGACCGTCCTCGAGGGCGAGAGCCTGCTCAACGACGCGTCCGCCCTCGTCGTCCTCCGCACGGCGCTGCTCGCCGTGACCGCCGGCTTCAGCCTCACCGACGCCCTCCTCGACTTCGTCCGCGCCGTCGCGCTCGCGCTCGTCATCGGCTACGTCGTCGGGCACGCCACCGTGTGGCTGCGCGCGCGCCTCGCCGACCCGGTCCTCATGACCGCCGTCAGCTTCATCGTCCCGTTCCTCGCCTTCCTGCCCGCCGAGGAGGCGGAGGCGTCGGGCGTCGTCGCCGTCGTCGTGGCGGGCTTGGTCACCGGCCACCACGGCTCGCGACGCTTCAGCGCCCGCGAGCGGCTCACCGAGCGCACCAACTGGCTCACCCTGCAGTTCCTCGTCGAGAACGGAGTGTTCCTCCTGATGGGGCTCCAGCTCGAGGGCCTGCTGCGCGACCTCGACAACTCCGACAACACCCCCGGCCAGGTGGCGGTCGTCTCGGCCGTCATCCTCGTGCTGCTGCTCGTGCTGAGGGTCGGGTTCGTCGGGGTGCAGGTCCTCAGCGAGCGACGCCGGCAGCCGAGGCTCGACGCGATCCGCGAGCGCCTCGACCAGATCAGCGACCGCGTCGACTCGCTGGCAGACCGGCCCGGCCCGCGCCTCGCGGGTCCCCGCGGCGAGCGGCGGCTGGGGCAGTTCCGCCGCCGGGTGGAGCGCGGCCGCGCGGACGTGGCCTACCAGGAGAGCGAGCCCGTGACCGCCCGCGGCGGGGCCGTGCTGTCGTGGGCCGGGATGCGAGGGGTCGTCACGCTGGCCGCCGCCCTCACCATCGGCACCGAGGTCGAGGACCGGACGCTGCTGGTGACCGTCGCCTTCGTGGTCGCCGTCGTCTCGCTCCTGCTCTACGGCGGCACGCTGCCGTACGTCATCCGCCGCCTCGGCGTGTCCGGGACGGACCCCGACGTCCACCGCGACGAGGTCCGCGACCTGTTCGGCGGGATCACCGCACGGGCGGTCGCGGCGCTCGGCCCGGCCGACGCGATCGTCCTCGACGGGCGCCCGATCGACCCCGCGGTCGCCGAGGAGATGCTGGGCTGGCTGGGCCGGGCGCGCGACCAGCGCGACGACTCCCCCGAGGCGCTGTCCCACGCCTCCCAGCGCGTCCTGCTGCACCGCGAGTTCGTCGCCCGGATGCGCGACGCGCTCCACGAGGAGCAGGCCATCGGCGCCTACAGCACCGACGCGCTGCGCCGGGCCTCACAGATGATCGACGCCCAGGAGCTGCGACTCGAGACCGGCTGA
- a CDS encoding TetR/AcrR family transcriptional regulator yields MTTARYHHGNLRAALVEAGVAAVRESGPDGVALRDLARRVGVSHNAAYRHFADRDELMGEIAGAGMAALGEEGRERLAGVGETDPVLRARLRLRELGRGYVAFARRERGLFRVAFADHPSLEGTQAMDVEAEAASGESPFGQLVACLDEMEAAGFLASSARPGAEYTCWAAVHGLAMLLLEGPLQRLPDDAAASIVEEVLSSLDRGLGATTGPHPPLG; encoded by the coding sequence GTGACCACCGCGCGCTACCACCACGGCAACCTGCGAGCCGCCCTCGTCGAGGCCGGGGTGGCGGCCGTCCGGGAGTCCGGTCCGGACGGGGTCGCGCTGCGTGACCTGGCGCGTCGGGTGGGGGTCAGCCACAACGCCGCCTACCGGCACTTCGCCGACCGCGACGAGCTGATGGGGGAGATCGCGGGAGCCGGCATGGCGGCCCTCGGCGAGGAGGGGCGCGAGCGCCTGGCGGGCGTGGGGGAGACGGACCCGGTGCTGCGGGCGCGGCTGCGGCTGCGCGAGCTGGGCCGGGGCTACGTCGCCTTCGCCCGCCGCGAGCGCGGGCTGTTCCGTGTCGCCTTCGCCGACCACCCGTCGCTCGAGGGCACGCAGGCGATGGACGTCGAGGCGGAGGCGGCGTCGGGGGAGAGCCCGTTCGGCCAGCTGGTGGCGTGCCTCGACGAGATGGAGGCGGCGGGCTTCCTGGCGTCGTCGGCGCGGCCCGGCGCGGAGTACACCTGCTGGGCGGCGGTCCACGGCCTGGCCATGCTGCTGCTCGAGGGGCCGCTCCAGAGGCTGCCGGACGACGCGGCCGCGTCGATCGTCGAGGAGGTCCTGTCGAGCCTGGACCGCGGGCTCGGGGCGACCACCGGACCGCACCCGCCGCTCGGCTGA
- a CDS encoding DNA polymerase ligase N-terminal domain-containing protein, whose product MPARFVLHDHRRPSPHFDLRLEEDGVLRSWAVPKGLPDDPAHDRLAVAVDDHELDHVAYEDEHKTIADTGTWTLEDRSDRRLLFVLSGRSGVHRYALIHTGGTQWLLHLVKDQSVNKG is encoded by the coding sequence GTGCCGGCCCGCTTCGTGCTGCACGACCACCGCCGGCCGAGCCCGCACTTCGACCTGCGGCTCGAGGAGGACGGCGTGCTGCGCAGCTGGGCGGTGCCCAAGGGGCTGCCGGACGACCCCGCGCACGACCGGCTCGCCGTCGCCGTCGACGACCACGAGCTCGACCACGTGGCGTACGAGGACGAGCACAAGACCATCGCCGACACCGGGACCTGGACGCTCGAGGACCGCTCCGACCGTCGCCTGCTGTTCGTCCTCTCCGGCCGGTCCGGGGTGCACCGCTACGCGCTCATCCACACCGGGGGCACGCAGTGGCTGCTGCACCTCGTCAAGGACCAGTCCGTCAACAAGGGTTGA
- a CDS encoding formate dehydrogenase accessory sulfurtransferase FdhD has product MTDTRARRPGPSVRTRVVEHTTDRELAREDRLVTEEPLEIRVRGRGLPARRAWVTMRTPGHDFELAAGWLVHEGIATTDGIERVAYCTDADLAPDQEFNVVTVDLASGADLPHRHVASSAGSSACGVCGKDSVSDALTTRSAAPWDGARPGADVVRRLPDALRERQALFERTGGVHAAGLADADGTLLVVREDVGRHNAVDKVVGARVLAGEPAAAACLVLSGRVGFELVQKAAASGIGSIVAVGAPTSLAASLAAEAGIDLWGFTSPGRSVRYC; this is encoded by the coding sequence GTGACAGACACCCGCGCCCGCCGTCCCGGGCCCTCGGTCCGCACCCGCGTCGTGGAGCACACGACCGACCGCGAGCTGGCCCGCGAGGACCGCCTGGTGACCGAGGAGCCGCTCGAGATCCGGGTGCGCGGCCGGGGGCTGCCGGCGCGGCGCGCCTGGGTCACGATGCGCACCCCCGGGCACGACTTCGAGCTCGCCGCCGGGTGGCTGGTCCACGAGGGGATCGCGACGACCGACGGCATCGAGCGGGTGGCCTACTGCACCGACGCCGACCTCGCGCCCGACCAGGAGTTCAACGTCGTCACCGTCGACCTCGCGTCCGGCGCCGACCTGCCGCACCGCCACGTCGCCTCGTCGGCGGGCTCGTCGGCCTGCGGCGTGTGCGGCAAGGACAGCGTGAGCGACGCGCTCACCACCCGGTCCGCCGCGCCCTGGGACGGCGCGCGCCCCGGCGCGGACGTCGTACGCCGCCTCCCGGACGCGCTGCGCGAGCGGCAGGCCCTCTTCGAGCGCACCGGCGGCGTGCACGCCGCCGGGCTCGCCGACGCCGACGGCACCCTCCTGGTGGTCCGCGAGGACGTGGGCCGCCACAACGCCGTCGACAAGGTCGTCGGTGCCCGCGTGCTGGCCGGCGAGCCGGCCGCCGCGGCCTGCCTCGTGCTGAGCGGGCGGGTCGGCTTCGAGCTCGTCCAGAAGGCCGCCGCCAGCGGCATCGGGTCGATCGTCGCCGTCGGCGCGCCCACCAGCCTCGCCGCGAGCCTCGCCGCCGAGGCCGGCATCGACCTGTGGGGCTTCACCTCACCGGGGCGCAGCGTCCGCTACTGCTGA
- the paaK gene encoding phenylacetate--CoA ligase PaaK produces MPAAIPPDDRLDAIEQVSVDELRSVQLDRLRWSVRHAYDQVAHYRSALDDAGVDPREIRELSDLARLPFTTKETLRQNYPFGMFAVPREEVVRLHASSGTTGKPTVVGYTRADLDVWATVVARSIRAAGGRPGDVLHNAYGYGLFTGGLGAHAGAEKLGCTVVPVSGGMTERQVQLIEDFRPAVIMVTPSYMLNIVDEMERQGLDPRASSLRVGIFGAEPWTDEMRRAIEERLDMHAVDIYGLSEIIGPGVAQECVETKDGLHVWEDHFYPEIIDPTTGEVLPDGEQGELVLTSLTKEAMPVLRYRTRDLTRLLPGSMRPMRRVEKITGRTDDMIILRGVNLFPTQIEELVLGVPELTPHFQCVRRREGNLDTLTVRIERREHVGTEVGEAAGRHVADLVKRMIGVSVAVEVVEPFGIERSVGKMRRIVDERPKA; encoded by the coding sequence GTGCCCGCAGCGATCCCACCCGACGACCGGCTCGACGCGATCGAGCAGGTCTCCGTCGACGAGCTGCGCAGCGTGCAGCTGGACCGCCTGCGCTGGTCGGTGCGCCATGCCTACGACCAAGTCGCCCACTACCGCAGCGCCCTCGACGACGCAGGAGTCGACCCGCGGGAGATCCGCGAGCTGTCCGACCTGGCGCGGCTGCCGTTCACCACCAAGGAGACGCTGCGGCAGAACTACCCGTTCGGGATGTTCGCGGTGCCGCGCGAGGAGGTGGTGCGGCTGCACGCCTCGTCCGGCACCACCGGCAAGCCGACCGTGGTGGGCTACACCCGCGCCGACCTGGACGTCTGGGCGACCGTCGTCGCCCGCTCGATCCGGGCCGCCGGCGGGCGACCGGGAGACGTGCTCCACAACGCCTACGGCTACGGGCTCTTCACCGGCGGCCTCGGCGCCCACGCCGGTGCGGAGAAGCTCGGCTGCACCGTCGTGCCGGTCTCCGGCGGGATGACCGAGCGGCAGGTGCAGCTGATCGAGGACTTCCGGCCCGCGGTGATCATGGTGACCCCGTCCTACATGCTCAACATCGTCGACGAGATGGAGCGCCAGGGCCTCGACCCGCGCGCGAGCTCGCTGCGGGTGGGCATCTTCGGCGCCGAGCCGTGGACCGACGAGATGCGCCGCGCCATCGAGGAGCGGCTCGACATGCACGCCGTCGACATCTACGGGCTGTCCGAGATCATCGGCCCCGGCGTCGCCCAGGAGTGCGTGGAGACCAAGGACGGCCTGCACGTCTGGGAGGACCACTTCTACCCCGAGATCATCGACCCGACGACCGGCGAGGTGCTGCCCGACGGCGAGCAGGGCGAGCTCGTGCTCACCTCGCTCACCAAGGAGGCGATGCCGGTCCTGCGCTACCGCACGCGCGACCTGACCCGGCTGCTCCCGGGGTCGATGCGCCCGATGCGCCGGGTCGAGAAGATCACCGGCCGCACCGACGACATGATCATCCTGCGCGGGGTCAACCTGTTCCCGACCCAGATCGAGGAGCTGGTGCTGGGCGTTCCCGAGCTGACCCCGCACTTCCAGTGCGTACGCCGCCGCGAGGGCAACCTCGACACGCTCACCGTCCGGATCGAGCGCCGCGAGCACGTCGGCACCGAGGTCGGTGAGGCCGCCGGCCGGCACGTCGCCGACCTGGTGAAGCGGATGATCGGCGTGAGCGTCGCCGTGGAGGTCGTGGAGCCGTTCGGGATCGAGCGGTCCGTCGGGAAGATGCGCCGGATCGTCGACGAGCGCCCGAAGGCCTGA
- a CDS encoding peptidylprolyl isomerase, which produces MSKRPSLSRPAAVLACLSVLVLAGCGNEGDGSSDTAQETTSESPSSDSSDSPAASGETATCDYPSDGQEPAREVDAPSEEAPAEGTVAATITTNFGDIGLTLDAADAPCTVNSFVSLAEQGFYDDTTCPRIGDQEGFGILQCGDPTGTSAGGPGYSFADELDGKETYPAGTLAMANAGANTNGSQFFLVFRDSQFPPSYTTFGTIDEAGLKVIDAIAKEGNDASNPAGGGAPNKEVTIEKVTVS; this is translated from the coding sequence ATGTCGAAGCGACCCTCACTGTCCCGTCCTGCCGCCGTGCTGGCCTGCCTGTCCGTCCTCGTCCTGGCCGGGTGCGGCAACGAGGGCGACGGATCCTCGGACACCGCGCAGGAGACGACCAGCGAGTCGCCCTCCTCCGACTCCTCGGACTCCCCCGCGGCGTCGGGCGAGACCGCGACGTGCGACTACCCCTCCGACGGCCAGGAGCCGGCCCGTGAGGTCGACGCGCCGTCCGAGGAGGCGCCCGCCGAGGGCACGGTGGCGGCGACGATCACCACCAACTTCGGCGACATCGGCCTCACCCTCGACGCCGCCGACGCGCCGTGCACCGTCAACTCGTTCGTGTCGCTGGCCGAGCAGGGCTTCTACGACGACACCACCTGCCCGCGCATCGGCGACCAGGAGGGCTTCGGCATCCTGCAGTGCGGCGACCCGACCGGCACCAGCGCCGGCGGCCCGGGCTACTCGTTCGCCGACGAGCTCGACGGCAAGGAGACCTACCCTGCCGGCACGCTGGCGATGGCCAACGCTGGCGCCAACACCAACGGCTCGCAGTTCTTCCTGGTCTTCCGCGACTCGCAGTTCCCGCCGAGCTACACGACGTTCGGGACCATCGACGAGGCCGGCCTCAAGGTCATCGACGCGATCGCAAAGGAGGGCAACGACGCCTCCAACCCGGCCGGTGGCGGTGCCCCCAACAAGGAGGTCACCATCGAGAAGGTGACCGTCAGCTGA